GCAGCTCTGCCGTTCCTCCTTTGTGGGAAGATTCACGCAGAATGTTACCATATCCTGTATTTCCCGCCCGTATTCAGGCAGTACTAATTTCTCACGTTGGGTGTTGTAGTCCAATCCGTCAATATTCATTCGTTAGAAGTTTATTAATGTTGAATCTTGAATTAGTTGCTATGCAAATTTAAATACTGAATGCCCGCTTCCTCATTCCTTTGCTCAGAGCAGTGGCTTTGCCTGCTTTGCCACAAAATCTTTCAGATACATCGGCACAAAGTAGGCCACGTCTTCGTACTGTTGCAGTGCAATGCGCTTTTCTGCCAACGGCAGCATATTCTTGGCCAATGGCTGAATGCCCTTGATGAGGTGGGCATTCGGATGGTTGATAACCTCCATACACTTTTCGGCACCGTTTCCGAAGAAGTAGACCGGACCTTTGTCGAGATACTCCTTGTAGGTGTTCTCGTCCACAATGTCGGCCTGAATGCCTCTGATTTCCTTCAGCGAACGGTCGAAAACCTGAGCATATACCTCCATTCTGCGTGCGTCGAGCATTGGAACGAGCAAGGCATCGTCTTCAATCTCTTCGTGCCCGAGCAAAACCGGTACACAGAGCAGCTCCAGCGTCGGGATTGCAAGGAGTTTGATGTCGCTTCCGTAGCAGATTCCCTTTGCCATAGAGGTGCCGATACGAAGCCCGGTGTAAGAACCGGGACCGCTGCTTACGGCTACTGCGTCCACCGGAATGGCGTGGCTGTCGGCGAAAGACAGAGCCTCGTCTATGAATGTTCCGAGACGTTCGCCGTGGTTCGGGCCGCTGTTGTCTTCTAAATGAAAAATACAAGCTCCGTCTTCCGACAATGCTACGGAACAGATGTTCGTGCTGGTTTCAATGTTCAATATGCAAGACATAATCGTTTATTATCGTCTAAAGTAAATTCAAAGTTCTGTTTGTGCCCGAAAGATTCTCAATCATCCGTCCGGCCTTTGTCGATGCTGTGAAACATCTTCTCCTTTTCAGCAGTTTCTGCCGTGCAGGAAAGGCATTAATGAAATGCAAAGATACTGCTAAAATTTGAATAAATACACCTTAATAGATAACAAATTAAATCTCATTGTGTTTTATTTGGATTCGGAAATATCGCTTTGCGTGCGAATCAGGGATTGCGAATGGATTGTATTTGGCTTTTTTAGTGGTAAGAAATCGTGATGAAAAATCCGATGAAAGCGTTGTTTTTCGTGGCTCTTCTATTTCGACTTTTGTAAAGATTATATACCGAAAAATGCACTCTCTGAGAATGCTGAAATAGAAAATGGAGAAACTTCAAATGGCATTTGTTTGATGAAATTCGTCTGTCTGGTTTCCATTCTTCGTAAAATCATAATGCGTTTTTGCGAAGAATGCAAGCTATTCTTGCGAAGATTGCAAATCGTTTTTGCGATGAAATCGAGAGAAATAGTTTTGTTTTTGCCCAAAATAGTGCCAAGTATGCGAAGAATGGAAAGTGTTTTTTCTTGTCAAAAACCTTGCATTTTCTTAACGCTTTGATAATAAGTGTTTTATAGAATTGCGCAAAAAAAGGCATTTTTGAAAAATTTTTGTCTCTTGTTCTGAATATTAAAGTTATGCAAGAGCTTTTGTAAAGAAAGATGACAGTCAGTCCTTCTTCCTTAATCTGGACTTTCTGAAAGGCTTGTAGTGGCTCTCGTCGGCTTCTTTCAGCAGATGCTTGTCGCCTTTTCCGTCGCCGAAAGCCACTAAGGTGTAGGAGTGTCGGTAAGGAAAGACGCGTATGAGACGCTTTATCTTCTCCTTGCCGTAGCAGTTTTTGGTAAGGAACTTCCCCGTTATGATTTTGTTGCGCACGTCAATATGCGTTCCCTCCACCTTCACGCCGTCTGCAAATTCCTCAAAGAAGGGCTTTACCCAATTCTCTATACTGGCAGTTATCACAATGATTGAATCGCCTTCTGCGAGTGCTGTCTCAATGGTTGCGATGCCTTTTTTGCGCATCAGGGTTCTTTTGTCTTGTGCAAAGTTTCTGCATTTTTCATCGAATTCATCGATGTTCATTCCTTTGAAGTACCAAGAGAAGAGCTGTTGCTTGGCTTTCCAGTTTGCATAGAGCCTCAGTCTTACGAGAAGGAGGATGGGAGAGAAGAGCAGAAGTCCTATGTTGGTGCGAAGATAGCCCTTCGCATATCTGATGAAGGCAAAGAAGGTGCTCTTCTTTGTCAGCGTTCCGTCGAAGTCGAATGCGTAAACTTTCATATCTCAAGATTTAATGATTGATGAAACAAGTAATTATGGTGTGTCGGATAAATCTGTTTGGGCTATATTTTTGTGTCGGAAAGGTTTTTGTTTGGTTTCGGAGTTGCAGGTTCTGCTTGTCGTTTATTGTTTCTCTTGTGTGGTTTCAGCCCGAAAGTGCTTTGTAGGCTTCCCTGACCTGTTTTTCGATGACAGCCGGAACCATCCCCGTGATGGGTTCGTTTGCTTTCACGCGGTTTCTTATTTCCGTGCTGCTGATATTTATCAGTTCCGTTTTTAGCAGTCTGACGTTCTTCGGAAGCACGTTTTCCTCGATTCCATCGCCGATTCTCGGATAAACGGCTATCTGATAGTTGGCGAGAATGTCCTCGTAGTGATACCACTTGTCGAAGGCTTTCCAGTTGTCGCCACCGATTAACAAGGTGAATTGATGGCGGGGAAAATCTTTTGAAAGGCTTTGAAGTGTGTCCCAAGTATAGGACGGTTTCGGGAGATGGAACTCATAGTCGGAGGCTATGAGTCTGTGTTTGTCTTTCAAAACTTCCTGAACCATCTTCAATCGGAGATGGTCGTCGAGAAGTTTTACGTTTATCTTGAACGGATTTTGTGGAGAAACTACGAACCAGACTTCGTCCAGCTTTGCCTGTTTGAGAAATGCTTCAGCCAAGGCCACGTGTCCGTTGTGTATCGGATTGAATGTTCCTCCGTAGATTCCGATTCTCATTTGTGGAGTGTTGTATTGAGTAGAGGCGTGCCGTGTTAGGTCGTACTGCATTTTTTTGTGCCGCTCTTATGGCTCTAAGAATGCTTTGAGCACCTCATAGGTTTCTTGTTTAGCCTTTTCCAAATCGTCGTTCACGATGATATGGTCGAATCTGTCGGCAAAAGTCAGCTCGTATTCAGCCTTTGCCAGTCGGTTTTCGATGGCTTCGGGAGTGTCGGTATGACGCCCTTCGAGTCTCTTCCGCAGTTCTTCTACCGATGGAGGCTGCACGAAAAGGCTGAGTGCACGGTCGCCGTAATACTTTTTTATGTTGCAGCCACCCTTTACGTCTACGTCGAATATCACGTTTTGGCCGGTTTGTGATTGCTGTTCCACCTGCGATTTCATCGTGCCGTAGAAGCGTCCTTCATATACTTCTTCGTATTCGAGGAACTCATTCTGCGCTATTTTTTCCTTGAACTCGTCCGGAGACAGGAAGATGTATTCCATTCCGTTCTGTTCTGTGCCTCTTGGTGCGCGTGTAGTGCAACTGATGGAGAATGCGAGATTGAACTCCGGATGCTCTTTCATCAGCCATTGTACGATTGTGCTTTTGCCTGCACCCGATGGTGCTGAGAATATGATAAGTTTTCCCATTTCAGTTTTCCTAAGTCCTTCAAAGGAGAGGGGCGTTTTTTGTGTGCTCTGTTGTTTGGATTGGTTGGAGTTGTTCGTTGTCTTTCTGCTTGAAAGGGTGAATGCTTTAGCTTTGCAGCAACTTTGCCGGACACGGTTTATAGCGCGTTGAGCACTTGTTCCTTGATTTGTTCCAACTCGTCCTTCATCATTACGACGATGTTTTGCATTTCAGCCTGATTGCTCTTTGAGCCGGTTGTGTTGATTTCTCGACCCATTTCCTGTGCGATGAAACCGAGTTTCTTGCCCACGCCGTGTCCGTCTTCTGCCATTGTCTCGCGGAAATACTTGAGATGATTGGTAAGACGCTGACGCTCCTCGCTGATGTCGAGTTTCTCTATGTAGTATATCAGCTCCTGTTCAAGACGGTTCTTGTCGTAGTCTATCGACGGAATCTGCTTCAATCCTTCGATGATTCGCTCCTTTATCTTGGGCACACGGCTTTCCTCGTAGGGTTCGATGCTCTTCAGGAGGGCTTCGATGTTGTCGATCTTTTCGTTGAATTTCTTTTCAAGCGCAGCTCCTTCCTGTGTGCGGAACTCAATAAGTTTCTGCATTGCTTCCTCAACGGCCTGCTTGGCAGCCTTCCATTCCTCTTCGTCGAGGACTTCTATTTCGGTCTTTGCCGTTACGTCGGGAAGGCGAAGGAGCGTTACATACCAGTCTTGTGGCTCTGGAATGCCTGTCTGTGCCGAGATAGCTTTAAGCTGATTGTAATAGTTCTCTACCAATTTTGCGTTGATTGGGGTGGCATCCAGCACGGCTTCTTTCTCAACCCATAGTGAAAAGTCCACCTTTCCACGTTCGAGCTTTTGTGAAATCAACTGTCTGATTTCCATTTCTTTCTCTCTGTAAAGTGGAGTGATGCGAGCAGAAAGATCAAGTGTCTTGCTGTTCAGCGACTTGAATTCAACATTTATCTTCTTTTCCTTGTAGGTTACGACTGCTTTTCCGTAACCGGTCATAGATAATATCATTGGCTTTTCTGTTTATTATATTTCTGCAAATGTACGAAAAACCCACGAAAACACCAAATGAGCAGTTTAAAAGCTTCTTAAAAGCAACGTAAACGGCAAACAAAAAGCCAATCAGTATGGACTGACTGGCTTCTGTATGTTGTGTAGCTGGTGTCTTTTCAGTTTAGCTGTATCTCAAAATTTGGTCTTTCACTACCTTGGCGTAGCGTCCAAGACGGTTGAGCTTGCAAAGCTGTTCCACGCTGATGCCGTGCTGTTCTGCGATGGATTCGAGTGTTTCGCCCGAAGATACTTTGTGATATAATATCTGAG
The Prevotella sp. HUN102 genome window above contains:
- the nadD gene encoding nicotinate (nicotinamide) nucleotide adenylyltransferase, with protein sequence MRIGIYGGTFNPIHNGHVALAEAFLKQAKLDEVWFVVSPQNPFKINVKLLDDHLRLKMVQEVLKDKHRLIASDYEFHLPKPSYTWDTLQSLSKDFPRHQFTLLIGGDNWKAFDKWYHYEDILANYQIAVYPRIGDGIEENVLPKNVRLLKTELINISSTEIRNRVKANEPITGMVPAVIEKQVREAYKALSG
- the tsaB gene encoding tRNA (adenosine(37)-N6)-threonylcarbamoyltransferase complex dimerization subunit type 1 TsaB, whose amino-acid sequence is MSCILNIETSTNICSVALSEDGACIFHLEDNSGPNHGERLGTFIDEALSFADSHAIPVDAVAVSSGPGSYTGLRIGTSMAKGICYGSDIKLLAIPTLELLCVPVLLGHEEIEDDALLVPMLDARRMEVYAQVFDRSLKEIRGIQADIVDENTYKEYLDKGPVYFFGNGAEKCMEVINHPNAHLIKGIQPLAKNMLPLAEKRIALQQYEDVAYFVPMYLKDFVAKQAKPLL
- a CDS encoding YicC/YloC family endoribonuclease, whose translation is MILSMTGYGKAVVTYKEKKINVEFKSLNSKTLDLSARITPLYREKEMEIRQLISQKLERGKVDFSLWVEKEAVLDATPINAKLVENYYNQLKAISAQTGIPEPQDWYVTLLRLPDVTAKTEIEVLDEEEWKAAKQAVEEAMQKLIEFRTQEGAALEKKFNEKIDNIEALLKSIEPYEESRVPKIKERIIEGLKQIPSIDYDKNRLEQELIYYIEKLDISEERQRLTNHLKYFRETMAEDGHGVGKKLGFIAQEMGREINTTGSKSNQAEMQNIVVMMKDELEQIKEQVLNAL
- the gmk gene encoding guanylate kinase, producing the protein MGKLIIFSAPSGAGKSTIVQWLMKEHPEFNLAFSISCTTRAPRGTEQNGMEYIFLSPDEFKEKIAQNEFLEYEEVYEGRFYGTMKSQVEQQSQTGQNVIFDVDVKGGCNIKKYYGDRALSLFVQPPSVEELRKRLEGRHTDTPEAIENRLAKAEYELTFADRFDHIIVNDDLEKAKQETYEVLKAFLEP
- a CDS encoding HAD family hydrolase, with the translated sequence MKVYAFDFDGTLTKKSTFFAFIRYAKGYLRTNIGLLLFSPILLLVRLRLYANWKAKQQLFSWYFKGMNIDEFDEKCRNFAQDKRTLMRKKGIATIETALAEGDSIIVITASIENWVKPFFEEFADGVKVEGTHIDVRNKIITGKFLTKNCYGKEKIKRLIRVFPYRHSYTLVAFGDGKGDKHLLKEADESHYKPFRKSRLRKKD